The DNA sequence CTTAATTCATTTTCTGAGTAATCTAATAATGTACACAAGGTATTATTGACTATTTCTAATCTGTAATCAATATCGTGGATAGCAATGCCTACGGCTACTTGGTTAAAAATGCCATTTAATAAGTCTTCTCGTTGCTTAATTTTTCCTGTCATTTCCTGTAAGGCTTTACTCAATACCATTCTTTCATCTCGAAACAGGGAAAACATGAAATTAGTTTCTGAAATATCTATATCTGGTTGATAATTTCCTTCTCCCACAGCTTGAGCGTATTTTTGCAATTTTCCTAAGCGGGTAGTTAAAAAATGGGATAATCCGATAATGGAACAGAAAAAAATGGGATAGGATATAACAAAAAAAGATAAAAATCTCTCACGAATATCATTTTGTATCTCATTGATTTCCTCTGTTTGCATATCCGCACCTATTCCCGCAATTATTTGTCCTGATGAATCTCTGATGGGTGCATAATAAGTTATCCAACTCCCCCATTTATCTTTGTAAAAATGTCTGTAAACTGTAGCCCCTTCTGCAAGAGTTTGTAAATGATATGATGTGGCGGGGGCAGATTCTAAAAAATTAACGCTTTTTTGAGGATTTTTCCCTCTCCATACATCTACTAAATAAATTATTTCGGTTTTATCAGTAGGGGATAATTGAGAGATATTGGGGTGGGTAAAAGTAAATAAAAAAATATTGGGGTGTAACTGGTTTATCTGTTCCATCCATTGTAGTTGACTTTTGTAGCGTGGATCGTCTGAACTACCTTCTTCATTGGCTTTGCCTTCTTGAAATAATTGCTTTAACTCTTTTGTATCAATCTGTTGAGAAGATGCGATCGCAACTTGTCTTAAATTATTTTTTAATCGTTCCAAACTTCTTTTTGTGTTACTTCTACAAGACCATTCATAAAGAATTAGAAAAAAAAGGGTGAAAATAATGGTATAGCTGATTAATATTTTTGTCCGCAGACTAATAAATTTTTTCATAAAGTTATGGACGAAATAGAAGCAATTTAAGCATTATAAAAATAAAGAGCAAGTTGACTACTGATGCAATCATTTAGAAATGAGTTTTTCAATAACAATATTAATTTAACTTAAATAAACGAATACCCTCCTGTAAATAAGTATTTTATTTAACAAATAATTCTTTTTATTTTCTTTTCCTGAAAATTAATTCCACTTTCTTTCACTTACTAGATGATTTACAGGTTGCTAAGATTAAGAATTAACTGCTCAAGTGTTTCTGGTAATAATTCTAAGCAATAATAGTTACACTTGTGTTGTGTTTCAACTGCGATCGCACCTAAAAAATTATCATCCACAGAAAAATTATTGATTTGCCAGTTAGAGTGAGATTTATTGCAGAAATTAATAGTATCTAATCCGCCAGATAAACCTTCTCCTATAGCTTTTAAATAGGCTTCTTTTTTTGTCCAAAATTGGTAAAAAGTTTTAACTTGTTCTTCTCTTTTTAAATGCTGTAAATATTGATATTCTTCTTGTACAAAAAACCTTTTTGCTATTCCTAATAAATTATCATTATCTTCTATTTTCTCTAAATCAACCCCTAAATTAAATAGAGAGAAACCATAAATTATGTATGTTTTACTATGAGATAAATTAAAATATAAATCTATATTATTTATGCTAAAATCTAATATAGGCTTACCTTTATCGTTATAAAAAAAGAGTATATCATCTGGTTTTATTAATAAATAATTTGCCAAAATAACTCTTAAAATACCTTTATTTACTAAGTAGTTATTACATCTTTCTTGAAATTTAAAAGACTGAGCTTTATCTAGTTCATCATCAGATAAAATACCTTGAAAAAAAGGCATAAAATCTAAAAAATAATTAGTATTACCATAAAAAAGGTGAACATCATAAGGAAGCAAAAAAAAGGGTAATGTAGAAATTTTTTGCCAAGATTGTAAGTCCCAGAAAGTCATAAAAGTATCAAAACTCTAAGCGAATTCGGGTATTATAAACAAACTAAAATTCCTATATTACTTGAATTCAGAGTTAAAATAAACCGATATTGATGAAAGAGATAAATAAATTGATTTTTTTTTTTAATTCTTTGATTCACTAAGTAAATGCTCAGAAAATCTTTACCGTTAAACCTGCTACCCGATACCTTAATACCCACTGGTTAGCAGATATTTTTATCTCGAACTGAGGTTATATTATCCCCTCTAATTCTAACTCCTCAATCATTTGTAAACCACGAGGATCACCCAATTTTAGTAAAGCCATCTTCGCATCTTCCTTAACCCCTAAATCCTTATCCTCTACTAATGCCTCAATTAAAGCATCGATCGCAGTGGCATAAACAACATTGTAAGGCAACTCACGACACAATTGTCCAATAGTCCAACCGCAATTACTACGAACCGCCGGAACTTCATCTTGTCTCAAGGCTTTAATTAACACTGGCAGGGCAGTAATGGCATCCTCATAATTCAACTTAGCAATATTTGCCAAACTACTAGCCGCCCATAAACGAACCGCACTAATATCCGTTTTAAGGGCATTTAATAAAGGTTCAAAAGCTCGCTCGTCGCCATTATTACCCAAAGCCCAAACAATACCTTTACGCACATAGCCATTCCAATCATTCTTGAGAGTATTAATTAAAGGAACAACAGCACTTTCATCGGTATTTCTTCCAAGGGCATAAGCAGAACTAACCCGAATTAAAGGACAATTATTATTCAAAAATTCGATTAAAATAGGAATCGCTCTGGGTTCGCTAATTTCGCAAAAAGCCCGAACAGCTTGGATTTGCTCCTGTTTATTATCACTGCGAATCAACTGTAACATTAATTCTGGATCAGGAGCAGGAGAAGACTCAACCTCAATGTCGTCCAATGGATCGAGGTCGGAATCAAAATCAATAGCGGTTTGCTTTAAACTTAGATCATTCATATAAATTAATGATACATGATCAGCCCCAAGAGGTTAATAGCTTAGTATCAATTATGACGAAAAATTACCAAGAAATAAGTACTTCATCAGAATACCAAAATGCGTTCCCCAATGAAACCCTCTCAGCAATTGCCTTGGGGAGTAACTTAGGGGATAGTCAGCAAATCTTAAATGAAGCCATTTTCACCCTCAAAGAAACAGAAAAAATACAATTAATTAATCATTCCCATTGGTATCAAACCAAGCCCGTAGGACCTCCCCAACCAGACTACTTAAATGGCTGTGCCATTATCAATACAACCCTTAGCCCTCATCACTTGCTCAACACTTTGCTCGAAATAGAAAAAAAATTTGGTAGAGAAAGAAAAGAAAGATGGGGGGCACGCACCCTAGACTTAGATTTAATCTTTTATGGAAACCTAACGTTAAACACTCCCACCCTAGAAATTCCTCATCCGAGAATGAGAGAAAGAACCTTTGTCCTTGAACCTCTTGCAGAAATAGCTCCCCATTGGATTGATCCTGTAACGGGTTTAAGAGTATCTGAATTGCTAATCAACATTTCAGAAAATAAGACGTTAAGTTAGAGGCTTAGGGTGTCACGAGAATAAGGGGAAGGGGAGACACAGAGGAGTTCGCCCTTTTGCCCATTACTCTTTTAACTTTGCCCCTTACTTTTTCTGCAATTGTGAATAGTTAAGAGAAATTTAATATTAATTTTTGTAACAAAATATTAATTAAATGTGACTGGATGAATAACCAGAAAAAACTAAAATAAATCGCAGAAGAATAGGGATTATAAGGTTAAATAACTTAAGTAAAGAAGAATAATTCCGATAAAAATTGTTAATAAAGACTCTTAATTTGATAAAGTAGATCACGATAAATCTAACTATACTTATTCTTTAGCCAAAGAGACTAAGTACTCATTAAGATTAAAAATTTAAAGAAGATTGACAAAGAGAGGTTTAACTATGAGATTTCGTAGCCTGTTAGTGGCTTTCCTCATCGTCTGCTTAGGTTTTTTGAATGCTTGTAGCGACAATGTAGCCAAAGCATACGATCCTAATACAATTACTTATGATGAAATTTTAAATACTGGATTAGCAAATAAATGCCCCGAAATTTCCGAGTTTACTCGTGGTAGCATTGCTATTTCTCCTGATGAACCTTTAACTATTGTGGATATGTGCTTAGAACCACAAGAGTATTTTGTAAAAGAAGAACCTGTTAACAAAAGACAAGAAGCTAAATTTGTTCAAGGTAAGCTCTTAACCAGAGATACTACCAGCTTAGAGCAAATCAGAGGTACATTAAGTGTTGATCAAGAAGGGGTTTTAACCTTAACTGAATTAGACGGAATCGACTTCCAAATCGCTACAGTTTTATTACCCGGAGGCGAACAAGTACCTTTCTTCTTCACCATCAAAAAAATGGTTGCTACTACTGAACCCGGCTTCAGTGCGGTTAATACTTCTGCTGACTTTAGTGGTGAGTTTAAAGTGCCTTCCTATCGTGGTGCTTCTTTCTTAGATCCTAAAGGACGTGGTTTAAGTACCGGTTATGATAATGCTGTTGCTTTACCTGCTGGTGCGGACAAAGAAGATTATCTTCGCAGTAATTTAAAACAGTATGAAACCAGAAATGGTGAAATTTCTTTACAAATCACTAAGGTTGATGGTGACACTGGGGAAATCTCTGGAGTATTTGAAAGCGAACAACCTTCCTCTACTGATTTAGGTGCGGAAGAACCTGAAGAAGTTAAAATTCGTGGTGTTTTCTATGCTCGTTTAGAACCCCAAATCTAAGGTTATTAGTTCAGAGTTCGGAGTTCGGAGTTCGGGGTTAAAATCAAAATGAGGAAGCATATAAACTCATAAAAGAAAAGATAAAATAAATTCCTTATTGATTTCTTCAAAAAAATTCTGACTCCTGAATTCCTATAAATTCTACATTCTAAATTCTATTCATATAATGTCTTTATTTGATTGGTTTGATAATTTGCGCAAGTCTGAACCAGAGATAAAACCTCAGCAAGAGAGAGAAATTGCCGATGGTTTATGGACAAAATGTCCTAAGTGTGGAGTTTTATCTTATACAAAAGATTTACAGGCTAATAATATGGTTTGCTTGGAGTGTGAACACCATATGCCTGTTTATAGTGATGAAAGAATTAGTCAGTTAATTGACCACGATACATGGCAACCTTTAAATCATCATATCAATCCCACAGATCCGCTCAATTTTCATGACCGTAAGGCTTACAGCGATCGCCTCTTGGAATTAAAAACAAAAACTTCTCTTACCGATGCAGTACAAACTGGTGCTGGTTTAATTGATGGTTTACCCATTGCGTTAGGGGTTATGGATTTTCGTTTCATGGGGGGAAGTATGGGGTCTGTGGTGGGAGAAAGATTGACCCGTTTGATCGAGTATGCTACTACTAACATGATGCCAGTGGTGATTATTTGTGCTTCTGGTGGCGCAAGAATGCAAGAGGGAATGTTAAGTTTAATGCAGATGGCGAAAATTTCAGGGGCGTTGCAAAGACATCAAGAAAAAAAACTTCTCTACATTCCTGTTTTAACTCATCCTACTACTGGGGGAGTAACTGCTAGTTTTGCGATGTTGGGAGATTTAATTTTAGCTGAACCTAATGCAACTATTGGTTTTGCGGGAAGAAGGGTAATTGAACAAACTTTGAGAGAAAAATTGCCCGATGGTTTCCAAACTTCAGAGTATTTATTACAACATGGTTTTGTTGATGCGATCGTATCTCGTACTCAATTAAAGAAAACTCTTGCTCATTTGATTAGTTTACATCAACCGTTTTATCCCATAGGAATGAAAAATTAAGAGGGAGTATATGCCCTGCAAATGTGAATGAAGTTGGAGAATTTGGTTAAAGGGAAAGTAATATAAAGTGGAAATATATTGAAAAAATAAACTCCTATGATTCAAATAGCCTTATCAGACTTGCCCGAAACTATCCAAAACTTAGTTAAACAAGCTCGAATAACAAAGGAAAACCCTTAGCAGTTATTCAACCTATTAAAGAGAAAAAAAGGGCAACCTTTGGGGTGATGAAACATAGAGGAAAATATTAGATGATATAGTTGAACCTACATCTAACCTCGTTACTTGGGATGCTTTATCGTGAAACTTTATAATTTGATACTTGCCACTGTTGATCAAAATCTTAATAATGCAACTTATTTACAAACTCTAAGATGAAATATTTAAAATTAATCTCTTTGTTTCTAGCTACAGTTTTGATTTTTTATAGTTGGAGTAAATGGAGTTATAGTCAACCTATAGTTGACAATCAAGGTGAAATCAGGGGGGTTTGGTTAACAAATATTGACAGTGAGATTCTTTTTTCTTCTCAAAATACAAAAGATGCGATCGCATCTCTCAAGGAACTAAATTTTAATAGTCTTTATCCTACCGTTTGGAATTGGGGTTATACTCTTTATCCCAGTCAAGTTGCAGAAAAAATTATCGGCAGTAAAATTGATCCCCACGAAGGTTTGCAAAATAGAGATGTTTTAGCTGAAATTATTACAAAAGCTCATCAGGGTAATATAAGGGTTATTCCTTGGTTTGAATTTGGTTTTATGGCTCCCGCCGATTCTGTTTTAGCCACGTCTCATCCTCAATGGTTAACCAGAAGAAAAGATGATAGTGAAATTTGGATGG is a window from the Cyanobacterium sp. Dongsha4 genome containing:
- a CDS encoding 4'-phosphopantetheinyl transferase family protein gives rise to the protein MTFWDLQSWQKISTLPFFLLPYDVHLFYGNTNYFLDFMPFFQGILSDDELDKAQSFKFQERCNNYLVNKGILRVILANYLLIKPDDILFFYNDKGKPILDFSINNIDLYFNLSHSKTYIIYGFSLFNLGVDLEKIEDNDNLLGIAKRFFVQEEYQYLQHLKREEQVKTFYQFWTKKEAYLKAIGEGLSGGLDTINFCNKSHSNWQINNFSVDDNFLGAIAVETQHKCNYYCLELLPETLEQLILNLSNL
- a CDS encoding HEAT repeat domain-containing protein; its protein translation is MNDLSLKQTAIDFDSDLDPLDDIEVESSPAPDPELMLQLIRSDNKQEQIQAVRAFCEISEPRAIPILIEFLNNNCPLIRVSSAYALGRNTDESAVVPLINTLKNDWNGYVRKGIVWALGNNGDERAFEPLLNALKTDISAVRLWAASSLANIAKLNYEDAITALPVLIKALRQDEVPAVRSNCGWTIGQLCRELPYNVVYATAIDALIEALVEDKDLGVKEDAKMALLKLGDPRGLQMIEELELEGII
- the folK gene encoding 2-amino-4-hydroxy-6-hydroxymethyldihydropteridine diphosphokinase — its product is MIHDQPQEVNSLVSIMTKNYQEISTSSEYQNAFPNETLSAIALGSNLGDSQQILNEAIFTLKETEKIQLINHSHWYQTKPVGPPQPDYLNGCAIINTTLSPHHLLNTLLEIEKKFGRERKERWGARTLDLDLIFYGNLTLNTPTLEIPHPRMRERTFVLEPLAEIAPHWIDPVTGLRVSELLINISENKTLS
- a CDS encoding photosystem II manganese-stabilizing polypeptide, yielding MRFRSLLVAFLIVCLGFLNACSDNVAKAYDPNTITYDEILNTGLANKCPEISEFTRGSIAISPDEPLTIVDMCLEPQEYFVKEEPVNKRQEAKFVQGKLLTRDTTSLEQIRGTLSVDQEGVLTLTELDGIDFQIATVLLPGGEQVPFFFTIKKMVATTEPGFSAVNTSADFSGEFKVPSYRGASFLDPKGRGLSTGYDNAVALPAGADKEDYLRSNLKQYETRNGEISLQITKVDGDTGEISGVFESEQPSSTDLGAEEPEEVKIRGVFYARLEPQI
- the accD gene encoding acetyl-CoA carboxylase, carboxyltransferase subunit beta, which gives rise to MSLFDWFDNLRKSEPEIKPQQEREIADGLWTKCPKCGVLSYTKDLQANNMVCLECEHHMPVYSDERISQLIDHDTWQPLNHHINPTDPLNFHDRKAYSDRLLELKTKTSLTDAVQTGAGLIDGLPIALGVMDFRFMGGSMGSVVGERLTRLIEYATTNMMPVVIICASGGARMQEGMLSLMQMAKISGALQRHQEKKLLYIPVLTHPTTGGVTASFAMLGDLILAEPNATIGFAGRRVIEQTLREKLPDGFQTSEYLLQHGFVDAIVSRTQLKKTLAHLISLHQPFYPIGMKN